AATATGCGGACTGAAGTCTCTAGTAAGATTAAAAAAGTTCCTCTTAGCTTTTTTGATCAGCATTCAACCGGTGATTTGTTAAGTCGTATTACTAATGATGTAGAAGCTATAGGACGTAATGTTCAATTAAGTGTTAGTCAAATTGTAAATAGTCTTTTAATGTTTTTGGGAATTACTGTTATGATGCTTTATATTAGTCCGCTCTTATTTTTGGTCTTTTTCATTACGGTGCCTTTAAATATTTTAGCAACTAAAATTATTATGGGGCATTCAAAAAAATACTTTAGAGCAAAGTCAGAACGGCTAGGTGGCATGGTTGGTTATGTTGAAGAGAACTATACGGGTACTGATTTAATTAAAGCTTACAATTATCAAGATCAATCTAACCAAGAATTTAAAGAGTATAATGACCGCTTATTTGATGTTTCTTATCGAGCTAGTTTTATGGCTGGTATATTAAATCCTGTCATGACCTTTATTGGTAACGTTGCTTATGTACTAATCGCAATTGTTGGCGGCTTATTAATTGTTAATGGAACAATTATGGCAGGAGATGTTTTAGCTTTTATGCAATATAGTCAAAATATTCGTCGCCCTATTGATGTTATTGCCGAAATGGCGAATACTTTGCAAGAAACAATCGCATCTAGTAACCGGGTTTTCCAATTTTTAGATGCTCCAGAAGAAGTGGAAGACACAACTCATAGAATCGAACCACCAATTGAAAAAATCGAAATTGATCACGTGGGCTTTGAATATGAAAAAGGAGAACCTGTTATTCAAGATCTATCGCTAACAGTAAATCAAGGCGAAACAGTCGCTATTGTAGGTCATACAGGAGCTGGTAAGACAACCTTAGTAAATTTGTTACTTCGTTTTTATGATGTAACAAAAAATCGGATTTTAATTAATGGTATTGATATTCGAACGGTACCTCGTGATAATTTACGTTCATTCTTTGGAATGGTGTTGCAAGATACTTGGCTAACTCAAGGTACAGTTTACGACAATATTTTGTATGGCAATATTCATGCAACAAAAGATGAAGTAATTCAAGCTTCTAAAGAAGCTCATGCTCATCATTTTATCGAAACACTACCTAATGGATATCAAACAGTATTAAATGAAGATGCTACCAATATTTCTCAAGGTCAGCAACAACTACTTACTATTGCTCGTGCTTTTGTTAGTGATCCGGCAATTTTGATTTTGGATGAAGCAACTTCATCTGTTGATACTCGTACGGAACAGTTAATTCAACAAGCAATGGCAAACTTAATGAAGGGACGCACCAATTTTGTTATTGCACATCGTTTGTCAACAATTGTTGATGCCGATAAAATATTGGTAATGGATCAAGGAGATATTGTCGAACAAGGAAGTCATGAAGAGTTGCTGGCAAAAAATGGTGTTTATGCGGAATTATACAACAGTCAATTTTCGGAATAAGAAATGAATGCGGGGGTACAAATGGAAAATCTCTTAGAAACGTTCACCGAACGACGAGGCGAGCTATGGAGTGAATTGTTAAATCACTTAGGTATTTCAGTCATTTCTCTTCTGATTGCAATGCTTATTGCCATCCCTCTAGCTATCTGGGTAGTTAGATATAAAAGAATTGCTGAAGTTGGTTTACAAGTTGCAGGGGTTTTACAAACGATTCCTTCTTTAGCTTTACTCGGCTTGTTGATCCCTTTGGTAGGTATTGGGACAACACCTTCAATTATCGCCTTAGTCATTTATGCTTTATTACCTATTTTTCAAAATACGTATTTGGGAATCTCAGAGATTGATCCGGCTATTGAAGAAGCAGCCGATGCCTTTGGGATGTCCAAAATGCGAAAGTTATTTAAAGTTGAACTACCAATGGCAAGACCGGCTATTGTTTCTGGAATTCGGACTGCTATGGTGTTAATTATCGGAACTGCCACTTTAGCAGCTTTAATCGGAGCTGGTGGTTTAGGAACGTTTATTCTTTTAGGGATCGACCGTAATGATATGCCCTTAATCATCATCGGGACGGTTTCTGCAGCGTTATTGTCCATTATTTTAAGTTCATTAATTCGTTGGTTTGAACGAGCAAAACCTTGGCAATCAATGATTGGTTTAGCTATCTTGCTGGTGCTATTAGGTGGTGGCGGAGCTTACTCTGCTTATGCTAATCGGCAACAAACAGTAACTATCGCCGGGAAATTAGGCTCTGAACCTGAAATTTTAATCAATATGTATAAAGAATTAATTGAAGATGAGGATTCAGATATTAATGTTGAAGTAAAAGCGAACTTTGGAAAGACGTCCTTTTTATATAATGCGGTTAAAAATGACCAAGTTGATATTTACCCTGAATTTACAGGGACCGTATTAGAATCACTTATTGACGATGAATCCATTGATACACAAGGACTTTCAGAAGAAGAAACCTATTCTCAAGCAAAAGAAAAGCTCCAAGAACAAGATCAGCTGACATTATTAGAGCCTATGAGCTATAACAATGCTTATGCATTAGCAGTAAAAGATGATTTTAAAGAAGAGCAACAATTAGAGTCTATTAGTGATCTTGCTAGTATTCAAAGTGATATCCAAGCTGGAATGACTTTAGAATTTATTGATCGTGAAGATGGGTTACGTGGGATTGAAGATCTATATGATTTAGATTTTGAAACAAGTTCTATGGAACCTGCGTTACGTTACCAAGCCATTGATGATGGACGGGTTAATTTGATTGATGCTTATTCTACAGATAGTGAATTGCGACAGTATCACTTAAGTATATTAGAAGATGATAAAGGTCTGTTTCCAAAATATCAAGGAGCTCCGTTGATGAAAACTGAATTTGCGGATGATAACCCGCAAGTAGTAGAAGCTTTAGATCAATTAGGTGGAAAAATTACTGAAGAAGAAATGCAGGAAATGAATTATGAAGTTAATGTAGAAGATCAAGCAGCAAGTGATGTAGCTCATAATTATCTTGCTGACAATGGTTTGTTAGGAGGGGATGAATAATGAGTACAGCAATTGATTTCCAAGATGTTTCAAAATCCTTTGGTGATACCATGGTCATCCCTGATATGAACCTTTCCATTGCTCAAGGGGAATTATTTGTATTAGTTGGAACTTCTGGGAGTGGGAAAACCACATCGCTTAAAATGGTGAATCGTTTAGAAGAGCCAACAAAAGGGGATATTTTAATTAGTGGGAAAAAAGCGAAAGATTATCCTCTGCAACAATTACGTTGGTCGATGGGATATATCTTACAGCAAATTGCGCTTTTTCCTACGATGACGGTGGCGCAAAATATCGCTGTTATACCAGAGATGAAAAAAGTTTCTAAAAAAGAAATCAACCGTTTGGTCGATGAGCTATTAAGCAAAGTGAATTTAGACCCTGAAAAATATCGTAATCGTATGCCAAGTGAGCTTTCTGGTGGTGAACAGCAACGAATTGGGATATTACGCGCTATAGCGTCAAAACCTGACATTGTTTTAATGGACGAGCCTTTTGGTGCTTTAGATCCACTATCCCGGACTACTTTACAAGATTTAATTCTTGATTTGCACAAAGAGTTAGATAATACCATTATATTTGTAACTCATGATATGGATGAAGCCATGAAGCTTGGGGATCGAATTGGTATTATGGGAGATGGCGAGTTATTACAAGTAGGGACCCCGAGGGAATTAGCGCAAAATCCTACTAACGATTTTGTTCGAGATTTCTTTCGTTCGGGTGCAGATAAAAGTGTTTACCAAGTAACTGTTAAACATGTGGCTCAAAAAGAAGGTTATGAGTCGGCGCCAAATAATGAGAAGAAAGTGAAACAATTACAAGAAGACGCTACATTACAAGATGTCTTTACTGCTTTAAGTAATCATGATTATATTGAAGTGTTAGATTCTCAACAAACCTCATTGGGGTACTTATCTAAAAGTAAGATCTTTCAATATTTGAGTCGAGTGTAAAAAAGAAAATATCCGAACTATATAATGTGTTTTGGCAAGATTTACTACAAAATTGCAAGACTCATTAAATATAGTTCGGATATTTTTATTTTAAAGACCTATTAGGGGTTGTAAAATAACGATTTGTCTTTTTCCATGTTTTAATCGGTTTACTTGAGTGAAACTATTGTGCGCGATTCGCTCTTTTTTATTACAGATAATAGCAACTACTGAATTATTTAAGTCAAGCGTTTGATAAATATTATCTAATAATCGTTTAGTAGGTGATTCTTTACTATCTCCTTGCCAATGAGTCATATTACCATAAGGCAAGTCGGTTATAACGACATTAACATTTTCAGAAAAAGTAGGACTATCTTTTGTGATGTCCCATTGAAAGCACTGACTCTCTTTTTGAGGTGCCCTTGTATCTAGTAACATTGCAGCTAAACGTTTTGCGCTGTTAAG
This region of Tetragenococcus osmophilus genomic DNA includes:
- a CDS encoding ABC transporter ATP-binding protein; its protein translation is MTVNFYEVYPSSWQTVKRLFSYLKNYKKIVSLSLLMTVISTIMEVSAPIVMGAILNHLQTAIAEQVPMDFNYIVQTSLFLAALYILLALSKIVVERMLVQLSQSLIKNMRTEVSSKIKKVPLSFFDQHSTGDLLSRITNDVEAIGRNVQLSVSQIVNSLLMFLGITVMMLYISPLLFLVFFITVPLNILATKIIMGHSKKYFRAKSERLGGMVGYVEENYTGTDLIKAYNYQDQSNQEFKEYNDRLFDVSYRASFMAGILNPVMTFIGNVAYVLIAIVGGLLIVNGTIMAGDVLAFMQYSQNIRRPIDVIAEMANTLQETIASSNRVFQFLDAPEEVEDTTHRIEPPIEKIEIDHVGFEYEKGEPVIQDLSLTVNQGETVAIVGHTGAGKTTLVNLLLRFYDVTKNRILINGIDIRTVPRDNLRSFFGMVLQDTWLTQGTVYDNILYGNIHATKDEVIQASKEAHAHHFIETLPNGYQTVLNEDATNISQGQQQLLTIARAFVSDPAILILDEATSSVDTRTEQLIQQAMANLMKGRTNFVIAHRLSTIVDADKILVMDQGDIVEQGSHEELLAKNGVYAELYNSQFSE
- a CDS encoding ABC transporter permease/substrate-binding protein, which codes for MENLLETFTERRGELWSELLNHLGISVISLLIAMLIAIPLAIWVVRYKRIAEVGLQVAGVLQTIPSLALLGLLIPLVGIGTTPSIIALVIYALLPIFQNTYLGISEIDPAIEEAADAFGMSKMRKLFKVELPMARPAIVSGIRTAMVLIIGTATLAALIGAGGLGTFILLGIDRNDMPLIIIGTVSAALLSIILSSLIRWFERAKPWQSMIGLAILLVLLGGGGAYSAYANRQQTVTIAGKLGSEPEILINMYKELIEDEDSDINVEVKANFGKTSFLYNAVKNDQVDIYPEFTGTVLESLIDDESIDTQGLSEEETYSQAKEKLQEQDQLTLLEPMSYNNAYALAVKDDFKEEQQLESISDLASIQSDIQAGMTLEFIDREDGLRGIEDLYDLDFETSSMEPALRYQAIDDGRVNLIDAYSTDSELRQYHLSILEDDKGLFPKYQGAPLMKTEFADDNPQVVEALDQLGGKITEEEMQEMNYEVNVEDQAASDVAHNYLADNGLLGGDE
- a CDS encoding ABC transporter ATP-binding protein, which codes for MSTAIDFQDVSKSFGDTMVIPDMNLSIAQGELFVLVGTSGSGKTTSLKMVNRLEEPTKGDILISGKKAKDYPLQQLRWSMGYILQQIALFPTMTVAQNIAVIPEMKKVSKKEINRLVDELLSKVNLDPEKYRNRMPSELSGGEQQRIGILRAIASKPDIVLMDEPFGALDPLSRTTLQDLILDLHKELDNTIIFVTHDMDEAMKLGDRIGIMGDGELLQVGTPRELAQNPTNDFVRDFFRSGADKSVYQVTVKHVAQKEGYESAPNNEKKVKQLQEDATLQDVFTALSNHDYIEVLDSQQTSLGYLSKSKIFQYLSRV